The Archocentrus centrarchus isolate MPI-CPG fArcCen1 chromosome 7, fArcCen1, whole genome shotgun sequence genome window below encodes:
- the sars1 gene encoding serine--tRNA ligase, cytoplasmic, with protein MVLDLDLFRTDKGGDPEVIRETQRKRFKDVTLVDKLVVADTEWRKCRFTADNLNKAKNLCSKSIGEKMKKKEPVGEDEAVPEEAQNLESLTAEILSALTVTQIKKVRLLVDEAIEKTDSERVKLEAERFEYLREIGNLLDPSVPISNDEDADNKVERTWGDCTVQKKYSHVDLVVMIDGFDGERGAIVAGSRGYFLKGPLVFLEQALISYALRILYSKNYTMLYTPFFMRKEVMQEVAQLSQFDEELYKVIGKGSEKSDDSSIDEKYLIATSEQPIAAFLREEWLKPEDLPIRYAGISTCFRQEVGSHGRDTRGIFRVHQFEKIEQFVYASPHDGKSWEMFDEMIGTAEEFYQSLGIPYRIVNIVSGALNHAASKKLDLEAWFPGSGAFRELVSCSNCTDYQARRLRIRYGQTKKMMDKAEFVHMLNATMCATTRVMCAILENYQTEEGIIVPEMLRDFMPPGLTEIIKFVKPAPIDQEMSKKAKKQHEGAKKKQQGEGGKDENLPSAMENMSVNNS; from the exons ATGGTACTCGACTTGGACCTGTTTCGGACCGACAAAGGCGGTGACCCCGAGGTCATTCGTGAGACTCAAAGAAAGAGGTTTAAAGATGTTACCCTTGTTGACAAACTGGTCGTCGCGGACACGGAGTGGAGAAAAT GTCGCTTCACTGCAGACAACCTCAACAAAGCAAAGAACCTTTGCAGCAAAAGCATCGGGGAAAAAATGAAG AAGAAGGAACCAGTTGGAGAGGATGAGGCTGTTCCTGAAGAAGCACAGAACCTGGAGTCTCTTACAGCTGAAATTCTGTCG GCCCTGACAGTAACCCAGATCAAAAAGGTGCGTTTGTTGGTGGACGAAGCGATAGAGAAGACCGACAGTGAGAGGGTAAAGCTGGAGGCGGAACGTTTCGAGTACTTGAGAGAGATCGGCAACCTTTTGGACCCATCTGTACCCATCAGCAATGATGAG GATGCAGACAACAAGGTAGAGCGTACCTGGGGTGACTGCACTGTCCAGAAGAAGTACTCCCATGTAGACCTGGTGGTCATGATCGACGGTTTTGATGGAGAGAGGGGAGCCATCGTGGCTGGCAGCAGAGGTTATTTTCTGAAG GGTCCCCTGGTGTTCCTGGAGCAGGCTCTGATCAGTTATGCTTTAAGGATCCTCTACAGCAAGAACTACACCATGCTCTACACACCGTTCTTCATGAGGAAAGAGGTCATGCAAGAAGTCGCCCAGCTCAGCCAGTTTGATGAAGAGCTATACAAG GTGATCGGGAAGGGGAGTGAGAAGTCAGATGACAGTTCCATAGATGAGAAGTACCTCATTGCCACCTCGGAGCAGCCCATTGCTGCTTTCCTGAGGGAAGAATGGCTCAAACCTGAGGACCTGCCCATCCGCTATGCTGGCATCTCCACCTGCTTCAGACAGGAAGTGGGCTCCCATGGCCGAGACACCCGTGGGATCTTCAGAGTGCACCAGTTTGAGAAG ATTGAGCAGTTTGTCTATGCCTCCCCGCATGATGGCAAATCATGGGAGATGTTCGATGAGATGATAGGGACAGCAGAAGAGTTCTACCAGTCACTAGGAATTCCTTATCGCATTGTCAACATTGTCTCTG GTGCGCTAAATCATGCAGCCAGTAAGAAGCTGGATCTGGAGGCCTGGTTCCCCGGCTCAGGTGCCTTCAGAGAGCTGGTCTCCTGCTCAAACTGCACTGACTACCAGGCCAGACGGCTCCGCATCCGCTACGGACAGACCAAAAAAATGATGGACAAG GCAGAGTTTGTGCACATGTTGAACGCAACCATGTGTGCCACCACACGTGTTATgtgtgccatcctggagaatTACCAGACTGAAGAAGGAATCATTGTCCCAGAGATGCTCAGGGATTTCATGCCTCCTG GTTTAACAGAGATCATTAAGTTTGTCAAGCCGGCTCCCATTGATCAGGAGATGTCCAAGAAAGCGAAGAAACAGCACGAGGGAGCAAAGAAGAAGCAACAGGGAGAAGGCGGTAAAGACGAGAACCTGCCCAGTGCCATGGAGAACATGTCTGTGAACAACTCATAG